TTTGAATAATATACGGTTCCATATTAAGATCTATCTGACCATCCTCTTCCAAAAAATTAACATAAGGTTGTTCTTTGATAGACTTTCCCATATTATATTCGATGAAAATGTTATCTATTTTTCTGGTTGAAGTATCCCAGCTAATACATAAGTGAAGTCCATTTTTGGAATAGGTCAAAAGTCCATTGGTAACACTATCTGGCTGCCCATAAATTTGTAGCGTCTCTTCAAGCGTATCACCTATTTTGAGTCCTCTTCTGGTCGTTATTTTGGGAGATTCGATACTGGCGGCTACCAGATAACTCTCTCCATCTACCAGATCTTCGCCCTCAAGTTCAATTTTAGACAAAACTACGAATCGAATCTCTGGCTCTTCATATCCTGGATAAGACAAGTTCCATCGTCTAAACTCGCCATTTCCACTGATGAATCCATTATTGCTCGCTTCGTATCCTTCACCATATCCCCACATGGCAATAAGATCTTTAATATTGGTACTTTTAGTGAACTGCTCGGAACGATATGAGATTGTAAAATCATCTTCCTGAAGCGCCTTTGGTTTAAGGGAAACCGCATTATTACTCTGAACAGATTCTTTGCTCTGTCCATTGTTTTTTATATCTTTAATTTTCCATTTGCCTGATTTTTTTTCCAGAATGAACGTTAGTTCTTTTTTTCCTCACCGTCTTCCGTCATCTCTGATCCGTCCTGAACCAAGAATGTTTTCTGTTGACCTTGGTTAGCAACCTCAGAGATGTTTAATTCCAATCCGCCGTAATCCATTAAGGAAAAGTTAAACATATCTTCAATATCATAAGTTTTGCTTACTACTGTTACTACCGAATCAGTGAATAAATCTACCTCTTGTATGTGGAATTCAAATCTCTTCATTAAATGTATATCTTCCAGATAATTTTGAATCACAGCCTTTGGATCACTCGGATATATAAATTCCTTAGGATCTTCTTGATATAATAACTCAGATTGTTCAGGCCCTGTTCCATCATATTTCTGGTAGAGCATTACTCTATGCTTTTGAGTATCTTGAACATCATAATAACTTACAGTTTCAAAAATACCATCTTCATTAATATCTTCTAACTCTCTGATTCCTCTCCCCGTAGCTCCAGGATAATCATAATTAATAATTTCTATCTGATTATGTTGTAGTTCATATATTACAAACCCTTCGGCACCATACATTTCTCCATAAGAATAGACAACGATAAATTTACGCAATGTCTGGTCTAAACTCATAATCTTCATCTCCGTATTAATGTGTGCTGTTACAATTGGATCCTTTAACTCTCCAATCGTACTAAATTCCCCCCCTTTATTACCTATCACATTTATTTGTTGAAATTCGTCCGGTTTGTCTCCAAAGGCGATAATGTATTCTGCATTTCCATCTCCATCAACGTCTTCTTTAATTACTTTCTGCTGTTTCATATCAGGCGGTCGAGTTTGTTCTATAAACTGCTTTAATTTGTTAGCTTCGTCCAAAGCATCTTGACTTACTTCTTTCGCAGTTTGACCGCTGTTAACAATCTGAGAATTGGATGTAGATACTGATGTGTTGCTACTAGCAGTAGTTTTTGTATGTAATTCTGTATGCGGGTTACATCCTGAAATGAACAGTATAGCGATACAGCCAATGATCATCATACAATTTTTTCTGTAAATCATATTTCCCCCTCTTTCGTAGAAAATGTATTTCACCCAGATTTTGGATGTGAGGGCATGGGCGAAGCAGTGGATGACATATTTTTAAATACAGGTATTCTAAAAATCATAGGGGCATCTACCATTTTTCCTATTCCTTCATCCAAATATTCCGTATATTTTTCCGTCTGGGAGCCTGTTAGCACACCTGTCAGATATACCTTTACATGCTCGTTTATCTTCTCATCACCTTAATCTTAGGATTTTGAAGCGGGAGGGCGGTACCGTCGAAATAGACAATTGGATATCCCATAGTTATGACTCTCCCTTATCAGTTAGTGTACGTTTACCCGTTGTTTACTTACGTATTGAATTACATCATAAAGCGTCCGATTGTGCCCTTTCCCGTTGATCTCCTCATCCAGTTCGGGCCGTGTGATGAAGCTATGGTCTGGTTGCTGAAAATAAATACCTGCTACGGGAAATGGAACTTCACCCTCGGGGCCGCTCCCTGTAATGTACTCACCAATGATCGCAATGTCAGTGTATCCATCCTGATTCATATCCTTGAAAGATACTCCCTTCACTGCCTTCAACATCCCTCTGTTATTGCCATTAAATTCAGGGAACGTATATAAAATAGTATCTTCGCCATCCAATAGAAAAAAATTCGCCTGATTTAGCCCATGAGTATTACTTGTAGCGGATACAAACTTTACTTCTCCCCATCCTTTCAGGTTGGTGGTAAAGGATTGGTTGTTGTCTATGGCGTATTCATTGTTGTCTATTTTTTGCTGTTCTGCCCCATCAACATTAAATGATTTTAATGCTTGCCGTATCTCAACACCTTTTCCAGAAAATTGAACAGTTAGACTTGCATCCTTATCACTTGTAATTACAAATCCATTCGTATCCTCTGAGATCTCTATACGCATTTCTATATACTGCTGGTTTTCTACAATTAGTGTATTATCATAAATACTCAGGTTCCAAAAATCAGTAGAACCAATTGTGTTAGTGAAACTATGTTTCTTCTCAGTCCATTTCTGATTGTCCAACTCCCACGCCGAAACAAATACAGGCTTAGGTGAATACAAAGAAACGTAGCCTCCTAATAAAAGCTCTATCTTATCTTTATTAGTACGAATCACAAAATCTCTAACCATCTCTGCACCTTCATTCATAACTAATTGGGCACGTACATGATGCTCATCATTCCACCACTGAATAATTGTATATTTATCTTCTATCGTACCCTTTAGACCCAGAGGCGCCTGAAAATTAACCACTCTGATATTAAATTTTTTCTCTTCAAGTACTACCGCTTTAGTAAATGAAAAAACTTCTTGATCAAACTTATTACTAAATTCACTATCCTTTATTTTTACACTTTCCTGCATGTTCATTAGAGCAACTAGCCCCGATGTAAACTGATCCAGATTGCTTTGTCTTATCTCTTCCTTTAAATCTTTATTTATACTGTTACTTAGTTTGTTTTTCAATTGTTCCAATTCACGTTGATAGGAACCGCTTGAGGCCGACTCGTTAATACGGGACGAACCTATATCCGGTTTCGATTGGAAGTTTGAACTTTTTTCAAGTTTTGTTTGAAAGTTCGAATTTTTTTCCGATTTTGATTGAAAGTTAGTACCTCCATTCAATGTAATACACAACAGTAACAGTAGTAAAACATGTAATGTTCTCATTTAATCCATATCCCCATTTTCACTTAAAATGTTCATTTGTCAGATCGAATTCCTGTTGAAGATTATAGGATTTACCATGCACAGTTCCGGTACCATTAACAATGGTAAATTTCCTTAAACTTGCATCATTCATATATTTATCTAATGATTTGTCAATGAGCCGCGTACCACTTTGCAGTCAGATCACTTAGCTTGTCGGCATCTGCCTTAGATGTCTTGGCAATCGTATGGATCAGGGGACTTTATCACGAACGGCTTTGCCTGCTTCTTCCGCCGCTTTCATTTGCTTGATATTCCCGCTCGCATTGCCTTCCATCCAACGGATGGTTTGCTTCTGCATCTGTTCCTGTGCCCATTTAGGCATCGTCGCCATTTCACGCAGTTTGCTTCGAAGTCCTTCTGCCAGCTTTTGTGCTTTGCGCATTAACTGTTTCTTCTTCCTCCACAGGCGGCTTCGCAGGTATAGTTCCCTTACTTCCATCTTTCGGCGGAAATCGATTCATCAAATTTAAAACGTTCTACATTAGGCATGTCTATAACATGACCGTCTGAAAATTCAAGTCTCACTTTTTAGATATCGCTGTCTCCTTTATATGTGCTATTGGGATTCAAGAATCCTTCAATGATATTTAATCTTCTTTCTTCTTGGGGGCTTCCCAAAAATTGAGTGATACTTTCTCCCTTTCCATTACTCTTTTTGCTTTTGAAGACCAAAGAGTCTAGTAATTCTCATCCACCATATGGTTGGCATCAAATAGATACTTCCCTTGATCAGAACGCGTTGAAGAAACAGCAATGGATTGTACCTTTACCTTGTTGCTGTACTTCATGTAGTCAAGATTCGTGTTAATCCACTGTATTGGTTCCACCCAGCTTCCAGGGTTATTGACCGTACGGGAAATATCCTCTTTTTTTCCACTATGGATATCTATCAGAAATACCTTCACCATATCTCGATCTGCCAGCACTATCTTGTTCAGATCAGGAGATAATACAAATGAATCGCTAACTTGGCCTAGCCGTTTCTTTGTTCCGGTTGCTATATCTAGAGAATAGATATCATCCAAGAACGTATCCTTATTTTTAGAAATCGTATAAACAAGCTGGTTCGGCTGATCCCACTTTAAAATAGACGTAACATCTTGACCGGTAAGCAGACGTTTAGCCCCGCTATTATGGAGCACATCGAGCATAACAATCCCCTTCAGATCGTCCAAAAAACAAAATTTTGTGTTATCGGGCGAAAAAATTCCTCGTCCTGGGTAAATGCTGTTCGCGCTTATTTTAAAACGACCCATATTGATTGGCGATGTCTGTTTAGTTGGTGCATTATATACGTACACTTTCTTCTTCGATTCGTATATATATTTACTTAGATCAGAGGAAACGACAAGATAACTGCTATGAGTAAGGTCAAATTGAAACTCCTTTTTACCTTCGTTCAAATTGTATACCTCTACCTTACTTTGTTGCGAATTAAGTCTCCATCTGATTACCGCTATTCTACTGCCATCATTTGTCATTCTCCCGACACTAATATAGGAGCCACGGTTTTTGACTCTTTCTTGTTTCGTTTGCATCGTGTCTATCAAATCATTCATACGTATATACGTTTTTCCTGTGGGATCGTCCAGATTGGTTAAAAACTCTTCATCATCCGGCCCTCCTCCTCTTTCACCGTTCAGAAGCCAGTTCATTTTTCTGCTGTTATGTTCAGTGTTTATATATTGTTTAGCCATATCAAATGAGACTTGACCAACTTGATCCTTTTTTAAAGCCTTTGTAGGATATGCATAGCTAATTTGTTTTTGAGAAAAATCGATAGAAGATAACAAGATTATAATAATAAAGATACAAACTTTTTTTATAAAATGCATGACTTCACCACTTTCCTAACTTCCACATCAATGGGTTGACTCTTTTAAATCTCCAGAGTAGAAAGTCGTATTAATTATTTTTGATTGAACCATCCTCCTGGATAATTCGTCTGACTCCCATAACGTTCGTATAAATATAGCCGTAAGATGTCCCCCAATTTTCATTTAATTTATCTATTGTCACATTGTGAGAAGGCTTATTATCTCTCCGCATTTCTTCAGGAGTTTGTGCATTGCCATGCTCATGAATAAACTTGCCGTCCCCAATATATATCCCTACATGAGTTGGTGTTTTGGTATTCTTTTTCCAGTTGAATAAAATCAAATCAACTAACTTCAAGTTATTATAATTCCCACTAGCCCTTAAACTGTGATGATCAACTTTTGTGCCGCGATAAATTTGATCTCTCGTCGTACCGCCGATATGTTTGTTTAATATTATTAAATAAACAGAAGATGTAAAATCAGAACAATCCATGTAAGGTGGTGGACTATTAGGATCAATTATCATTGTTTTAATTTTAGTATCCATACAATACGGAATTTTCCCCAAAAATTGTTTAGAAAAATCCACAATCGCCTTTCTCTTCTCCTCAGCAGAGCTGTTGGATGGCGTTGATTTAGGCTGCTCTTCTACTGGTTTTTTCGGTGTAGCCGGAGCCTTGCCCTCTTCCTTCGCCTCTGAATTCTCTTTTGCTGGTGTGCTGACTGTTGACTTCGGTGCTTTATTAACCTTTGGCCATGGCAGAATACCATTCGCTACCTGATTGTCCGCCACCGTCAGCTTATGGGCTGCATCCAAATATTGTGCAGACAGTTCCTCCAGGTTCATCCTTCCAAATTAAATTACTTTCAGCGTTAGTTTATTGTTAAATACTTCCTAACACTATATCGGAAAGCAAGATATATATACTGATAGCGGTATGTAAAAATGAGCAAAAAAAAAGTAGATTCAATAAAACTCCAAATAATTCTAGCTTATTTTTCAACTATCCGATCATTTAACACTTAATTAAAGCCTGTTTTTTCATCAACTGTTTTTAAACAGAAAGTGAAGATGCCCTTGGACAGGGAGGAAGGTATTCCTAAAAAATCTGACAGCTGGAGTGATTGGATTTCTAACCCTGACAACCCTGTTGTCACTGGCGAGGAGTAAGAGACGAGAAACTCTATCGGACAGGTTTTCTGAGTACATCGCCATTTGAGCCGAGTGCTCTGGATGATGTATTCAGAAGGACTTCGAGTCAACATGGAATCAACACTCGTTTACTGAATATATTTTCATGAATCTCCGAATCTAGCACATCCTCGCATGCTTTCAAATACGATGTTAGACGTATTTTATACTTTATAATGATATAGCTACATTAATGGTTACTACTTAGGTACTCATAGAAGCTGCATTGGCCTCAGCAGAAGTGAGTGAAGAGAGAATCAGTAGATTTTGTTTGCGGAACAGATGACACTGTGGATACGAGCAAATTGCTCTGCGTTAGTATTCATTCGATAGGAGCCTGATACTTTTATTTTAATTTTTACCATGCCAATATCATACTCGGCTTGATTGTTATCAAGGGGAAGGTTGGTATCTTGAATAAAACGTAGAATGGCTTCTTTATGAAGCTGAAATCGCCGTCGTGCTTGTAGATCTGTTCTCTTTCTTCCCGCGGAACGCACGCTTTCGGTATGTTCTACAGAAGCCCATTCTTGCTGACCTTCAATCAGAATGTCATCATAGCGCGCTTCCATTGCTTATGGGCCTTTACATAATGCATTACAAAGTTGTAGATCTGTTTAAAGTACGTGGCGTAGCAATCCTGCACCAGCGTATTTGTGAAGCTAGGTAAGAAGTTCAGTTCCTTGATCGCTTTGCTTTCCACGGGTTTCATGAACACCGAGTCATGTCCAATCTGAATTAGACATGACGTGTAGCCAGTGACCTTCCCATCTACTGGCAGGTCTGTTTCATCGGCATATATAACAGGGCTTTTAGTAACTGATTGCGAATGACATCTTCAAACGGTTCTAGTACTTCGAACATTCGCTTCATTGAAGTGAGTAAAGTAACTTCACTAGGTCGATAACCGGTAAGATCATGAAAGATTTGTGAGATTCGCTCAAGCGGAATCATTGATACATATTTAAAAGTAGGTGGCCCATGAGTCAAAACCTGCTCCATATTGAGTAGGTGCTTTTACTCCGGCTAGGAATGAAGCCTGTTGCAGGGTTTGACAATTCGGGCAGCACTTCTTATGAATGCGATGCTCGGTCACGACTATGCGTTGCTTCGGTAGATCGAACACTTAACGCTTATTTTTAAATCCATAATTTTTCTCCATTTACTTTTATATTATCTTCTACTATAATCTGTTTTACAGATACTCCCTGACACAAGTTCCTAATCTTCTTTGTAAGAAAGGAGGTGTAAGGATGAAAAAAACGGTATCTTCTCTCTGTATAATGCTTGCTATTGTTTTAGGGTTTACAACAACAGCGTTTGCTGCGTTCAACTTTTCTAGCCCGAATTTTACGCTCTCTAGTGGCACAATCAAGTTCGGTTCAGGCGTTATCGTCAACACGGGTAAGTATCGCGATGATTTAACAATTAAACTTTATCACGGAAATAAGCTGATCAGTACTAAACAAATAACACTGAATCCTCAAGAATGGATCTATCCAGGCACAGGGTCAACACCAGAGATTATACTAGCAACTGGCCAACCAGCTGGTGTTTACACATATGTTCTATCAGGTACAGGAAGTTGGCATGTTATGGCGAGCGTAACTAATTAATGCTGCTAATGACATTGACTAAATCAGCCCCTTGCAATTGCACGGGGCTGATTTATATTTTATAACCGTTATGTTTACAAGTGGAATGATGACATTCTTTTGTTGAAAAACAAGTTCCAAAATAGCCCAATCAGCACAATATAGCCACCAATCGATACCATGAAATATGAAGCCGTTCGTTCCTTATTTACTCCGCTAATCTCTATTCCTCCATATAGCGATAATGCAAAGATCGATAACAGCGTTATCACAATGCGAGAAAGGAAAGGGTAACGGGCTAAAAAGAAGGTTTTTGGCTATTGGATAGTTTAACTTGTGTTTTTGCTCATCTTAATGATGAGTATGAAATGAAACTCAATGTTATTGATAAATATAATTAGCGGCTATTAGAGCTATAAATGTAATTAGTTAATCATACGGGTTCTTCCAAGCCAAAATTTTTTCTTATTTCCGCCTTGTTCAATTTCCCCACGGATGTTCTAGGAAGGGTTTCAACGATTTCCAAACGAGTAGGAATCTTATATTTCGCGATCTTGTGTAGACAGAATTGATTAAGACTGTCTAAACGCTTAAAGAAGTGTTAGGCCGCGAGTACAGGCGCGGCGAACTCACCCTTGTGCTTAGCATACCCGGATTAACCTCGCTCCCTATGTTGGGTATTCAGAATGTTGACCAAGTACACAATAAATGGAACAGTTACATGAAAGAATATTATGAAGATATTCATAACTATCCAGACATCGACCTAATCTCATTGACGATAAGATTTAAGGATACAATTGTAAAGCGGATCAAATCGCCTTTTGGTTATTCATTTCCCACAATCCGTAATGGTTTCAGGCTAAACTCAAACAGCGCGCACCGATTGAGTACCGGCACGCGCTGGCTACATAGCCTTTTTCATCTGTTTATTTGACAGGGTATGACCAGATTGTCGGAAATGAACGCTTGTAGTAGATTCTCATTACAAAATTATTCTATTATCTAATCTCGAAGAATCGGATGTTCTAGCTCAGCATGTCCCATTAAACTCTCAACAACTTCACCATCTACGAGCAGTTCTATGCTCTTCACTTCATCAAATTGAAACAACGTGTTCTTCAATGCTTCTAATGCGAATTGTTCCCCACCTGCTCCCAATCTTGCTTCATCCGGCATATGAATATCCAACGTTATCATTCCTTCACTGAATGATATGGTTTTCAATTCCATCTTACTCCACAAGGAAATGAGTTCAGGATTACTATCTTTTTGCAAAGCTTTAAATGCTTCCTGATACTTCTCAGTGTTATTCGCGAATTGAATATCTTGCTCGGTTTTTTCAAGTTCCATTGCTTGTGGATCTGTAAAATACACCTGAATTTTTTGACTTTGCTCCTTATCCTCTTCTTTGCCTACCGTCGCTGAAACATCTTGATTATTCGAACTCAGAACCGTTGGGGTACCCGCATCACTCAGTGGATTCTGTCCACACCCTACCCCAATAAGCATCAAGAGGGATACTATAAGTGTACATCCTACCTTCTTATTCAACATATCACATCCTCCAAGAAATTCCCTTTACTTAACACCCATATATTCTTTAATTCCATCTACTATAGCTTGAGCCGCTTTATTCTGTACGTCATCTGATAACATAAGTTTTTCTTCCGCGCTATTACTCAAGAATCCAACTTCCAAAAGTACAGCTGGCATTTTAGTCTCTCTAATCACTTGTAGACTACCATTTTTAACACC
The nucleotide sequence above comes from Paenibacillus sp. IHBB 10380. Encoded proteins:
- a CDS encoding FG-GAP repeat protein, giving the protein MWGYGEGYEASNNGFISGNGEFRRWNLSYPGYEEPEIRFVVLSKIELEGEDLVDGESYLVAASIESPKITTRRGLKIGDTLEETLQIYGQPDSVTNGLLTYSKNGLHLCISWDTSTRKIDNIFIEYNMGKSIKEQPYVNFLEEDGQIDLNMEPYIIQKKQSFNASLAGWKNVRFVSTLKNEKNHSFIQAQFFLTGNGKEDYENKVVYNFPEFYGNTGRMIDKVKAVAFKDLNQDGRTDIVIIADYVTGVNKNGVETRPVAGAYFQTKDNKFITLPELDKEINQAEHNRTLNNVIQYVSKQRINVN
- a CDS encoding C40 family peptidase — encoded protein: MNLEELSAQYLDAAHKLTVADNQVANGILPWPKVNKAPKSTVSTPAKENSEAKEEGKAPATPKKPVEEQPKSTPSNSSAEEKRKAIVDFSKQFLGKIPYCMDTKIKTMIIDPNSPPPYMDCSDFTSSVYLIILNKHIGGTTRDQIYRGTKVDHHSLRASGNYNNLKLVDLILFNWKKNTKTPTHVGIYIGDGKFIHEHGNAQTPEEMRRDNKPSHNVTIDKLNENWGTSYGYIYTNVMGVRRIIQEDGSIKNN
- a CDS encoding IS66 family transposase, translated to MEARYDDILIEGQQEWASVEHTESVRSAGRKRTDLQARRRFQLHKEAILRFIQDTNLPLDNNQAEYDIGMVKIKIKVSGSYRMNTNAEQFARIHSVICSANKIY
- a CDS encoding IS66 family transposase produces the protein MTHGPPTFKYVSMIPLERISQIFHDLTGYRPSEVTLLTSMKRMFEVLEPFEDVIRNQLLKALLYMPMKQTCQ
- a CDS encoding GerMN domain-containing protein, which translates into the protein MLNKKVGCTLIVSLLMLIGVGCGQNPLSDAGTPTVLSSNNQDVSATVGKEEDKEQSQKIQVYFTDPQAMELEKTEQDIQFANNTEKYQEAFKALQKDSNPELISLWSKMELKTISFSEGMITLDIHMPDEARLGAGGEQFALEALKNTLFQFDEVKSIELLVDGEVVESLMGHAELEHPILRD